In Paenibacillus guangzhouensis, a single window of DNA contains:
- a CDS encoding proline--tRNA ligase — protein MRQSQLFLPTMREVPSDAEAISHQLMLRAGMIRPLAAGIYSYMPLGRRVLRKIENIIREEMDAAGAQEMLMPSMQPTELWQESGRYSIYGPELMRLHDRHGREFALGPTAEEVVTSIVRNEINTYRKLPLILYQIQTKYRDERRPRFGLLRGREFLMKDAYSFDVDMEGLDQSYRMMSSAYHRIFDRLGIQVRAVEADAGAIGGEGGTQEFMALADIGEDTIASCDHCDYAANLKRAVAREGQMAPVNQHDPASREPERFYTPGIHTIDQLVQQLQLDAKKLIKTLIYRAGDSAIAVLVRGDHEVNDIKLMHALGLEQMELADSATVERITGAPVGFAGPLGLSVPIYVDLAVAGMRDAVVGGNEQDYHIRHVQPGRDFALHHVLDLRNVVAGDGCSRCDGGHLRFSRGIEVGQIFKLGTRYSEKMRATFLDANGREQKMMMGCYGIGVSRILSSVIEQRHDDQGILWPDSIAPYRIHIVPISTQDSVQMSLAESIYQRLSAAGMEVLIDDRDERPGTKFKDSDLIGIPYRIVIGKHAAEGKVELKHRGRKESEILGVEELFARIVGPSKGEER, from the coding sequence ATGCGTCAAAGTCAATTGTTCTTACCTACCATGCGGGAGGTCCCTTCCGATGCGGAAGCGATTAGTCATCAGCTTATGCTGCGTGCAGGGATGATCCGTCCGTTAGCGGCAGGAATCTATAGTTATATGCCGCTAGGAAGAAGAGTGCTGCGGAAAATCGAGAACATCATTCGGGAAGAGATGGATGCGGCAGGAGCGCAAGAAATGTTGATGCCTTCCATGCAGCCGACTGAGCTCTGGCAGGAATCCGGACGATATTCGATCTACGGTCCTGAACTTATGCGACTTCATGATCGACATGGGCGCGAATTTGCGCTGGGTCCGACGGCTGAAGAGGTCGTCACTTCGATCGTGCGCAACGAGATCAATACGTATCGTAAGCTGCCGCTCATCTTATATCAGATTCAGACGAAATACCGAGACGAACGAAGACCGCGATTCGGGCTCCTGCGCGGCAGAGAATTTCTGATGAAAGACGCGTATTCCTTTGATGTGGACATGGAAGGCCTTGATCAATCTTATCGGATGATGTCGTCAGCCTATCATCGCATCTTTGATCGGTTAGGCATCCAAGTGAGAGCGGTGGAAGCGGATGCGGGTGCGATCGGCGGGGAAGGCGGCACACAGGAGTTCATGGCGCTGGCGGATATCGGGGAAGATACGATTGCATCATGCGATCACTGTGATTATGCTGCGAATTTGAAGAGAGCGGTAGCTCGGGAAGGCCAGATGGCACCGGTCAATCAGCACGATCCAGCGAGCCGAGAGCCTGAACGATTCTACACGCCTGGCATCCACACCATCGATCAATTAGTACAGCAATTGCAGCTGGATGCGAAGAAATTGATCAAAACATTAATTTACCGGGCTGGCGATTCAGCAATTGCAGTCTTGGTGCGTGGCGACCATGAAGTGAATGATATCAAGCTAATGCATGCGCTTGGCCTTGAACAAATGGAGCTAGCCGATTCGGCGACCGTTGAACGGATTACAGGAGCGCCAGTCGGCTTTGCTGGGCCGCTCGGTTTATCGGTACCAATCTATGTGGATCTAGCAGTTGCAGGGATGCGTGATGCGGTAGTCGGAGGCAATGAACAGGATTATCATATTCGACATGTGCAGCCAGGACGAGATTTTGCGCTTCATCACGTATTGGATTTACGAAACGTGGTCGCAGGGGATGGCTGTTCGCGCTGTGATGGTGGACATTTACGGTTCAGCCGCGGTATTGAGGTCGGTCAGATTTTTAAGTTAGGTACGCGGTACAGTGAGAAGATGAGAGCAACCTTCTTAGATGCCAACGGAAGAGAGCAGAAGATGATGATGGGTTGTTACGGAATTGGTGTCTCCAGAATTTTGTCCTCCGTTATTGAGCAACGGCATGATGATCAGGGCATTCTATGGCCGGATTCCATCGCGCCATACCGTATTCATATCGTTCCGATCTCCACGCAGGACTCCGTTCAAATGAGCTTAGCAGAATCGATCTATCAACGATTGAGCGCAGCTGGTATGGAAGTGCTGATCGACGATCGTGATGAACGCCCAGGTACGAAGTTCAAGGATTCGGACTTGATTGGCATTCCCTATCGCATCGTGATCGGGAAGCATGCAGCGGAAGGAAAGGTTGAACTGAAGCATCGGGGCCGCAAGGAATCGGAAATCCTCGGGGTCGAGGAATTATTCGCGCGGATTGTTGGACCCTCTAAGGGAGAGGAACGCTGA
- a CDS encoding PadR family transcriptional regulator, with translation MNKELLKGSIDLILLNLIAQKDQYGYELSKKIRLLSNDVYEIGEGTLYPALKRLESQKAVESYWGESIEGGRRKYYRITNEGTKILQAKMKDWQMLTRLVTLTHEGNE, from the coding sequence GTGAACAAAGAACTGTTAAAAGGCAGTATCGATCTCATCTTGTTGAATCTCATTGCACAGAAAGATCAATATGGCTACGAACTATCCAAAAAAATTCGATTGCTCAGCAATGATGTCTATGAAATCGGGGAAGGCACACTCTATCCAGCACTCAAACGTTTAGAGTCACAAAAAGCCGTCGAATCCTATTGGGGTGAATCGATTGAAGGCGGTCGTCGCAAATATTACCGAATTACGAACGAGGGAACCAAAATCCTACAAGCGAAGATGAAGGATTGGCAGATGCTGACACGCCTCGTGACACTAACGCATGAAGGGAACGAGTAG
- a CDS encoding VanZ family protein: MKGTSSMDFEQYTSQIVQGLPCSKREQRDMQDELKDHLGELHRDLMEEGCDKHTASAMAIERFGQPKFIRSQLCHALPLVDKYTRKWILAFFILYTSVLSYVMLLSSDRWARRAFTIEWKRKMLSFGYSQSMHLYENTIPFHTLRDYIVNHHRYSFMTIFLNLFGNIGAFIPLGLLLPLLFPYFRSIHRIFLASFTGCVLIEVLQYAFTLGSFDVDDLILNLIGGMIGFSCYKAIHAIVNRYKQTKFQME, from the coding sequence ATGAAGGGAACGAGTAGCATGGATTTTGAACAATATACATCACAGATCGTTCAAGGACTGCCTTGTTCCAAGCGTGAGCAACGAGATATGCAGGACGAACTCAAGGATCATCTGGGCGAACTACATAGGGATCTGATGGAAGAAGGCTGCGACAAGCACACGGCATCAGCTATGGCGATTGAGCGCTTCGGCCAACCGAAGTTCATCCGGAGTCAGCTATGTCACGCGCTCCCGCTCGTGGACAAATATACGCGTAAATGGATTCTAGCGTTCTTCATCCTCTACACTTCCGTTCTGAGCTATGTCATGCTATTATCCAGTGACCGCTGGGCACGTCGTGCATTTACAATCGAATGGAAGCGCAAAATGCTGTCATTTGGCTATTCGCAGAGCATGCACTTATACGAGAATACGATTCCATTCCACACCTTGCGTGATTATATTGTGAATCATCATCGCTATTCCTTTATGACAATCTTCTTGAATCTATTCGGCAATATTGGGGCGTTCATCCCGCTTGGTCTATTATTACCGCTACTCTTCCCATACTTTCGTTCGATTCATCGTATCTTTCTCGCTTCTTTCACCGGATGTGTACTGATCGAAGTGCTGCAGTATGCCTTCACGTTAGGGAGCTTTGATGTCGATGACTTGATCTTGAACTTAATCGGCGGAATGATTGGATTTAGCTGCTACAAAGCCATTCATGCCATCGTGAATCGATACAAACAAACCAAATTTCAAATGGAATAA